The Coffea arabica cultivar ET-39 chromosome 8e, Coffea Arabica ET-39 HiFi, whole genome shotgun sequence genome window below encodes:
- the LOC140012643 gene encoding uncharacterized protein — MLLVDPPSDIVSEPESVVTSADLFDPENQVNFVMDLLHQRVEQSQLSSTTCVVIDPEISDADPNFGIHEGNDGMEPTHLDLDLNLGFLGEPTSANVENSGFVAENFEGGDHFVTGLRVVDIGSESDSDINHDVEIDFSADDDDISEGDDDPSLRLCWDSFQIEDHREVNEDFEWEEVDEGVDEREVLSMFLDDDDMPVMAREESADVSRNLDWEVLLDVQNLEAIPENVTETAMGLRGGCAGKSKGGEGNQIEMWTMCALFA; from the coding sequence ATGCTATTGGTTGATCCCCCCAGCGACATCGTGTCGGAGCCCGAATCGGTTGTCACCAGCGCTGATCTTTTCGACCCCGAGAATCAGGTGAATTTCGTTATGGACCTCCTGCACCAACGAGTTGAGCAGTCCCAATTGTCCTCCACAACCTGTGTGGTGATTGACCCGGAGATTTCCGATGCTGACCCGAATTTCGGGATTCATGAAGGAAACGACGGAATGGAGCCGACCCATTTGGATCTTGATCTGAATCTAGGGTTTCTCGGAGAGCCCACTTCGGCAAATGTGGAAAATTCAGGGTTCGTAGCTGAAAATTTTGAGGGTGGGGACCATTTTGTAACCGGGTTGCGAGTCGTGGATATCGGGTCTGAATCGGATTCTGATATAAACCATGACGTTGAGATTGATTTTAGTGCTGACGATGATGATATAAGTGAGGGTGATGATGATCCAAGCCTTAGGCTCTGTTGGGATTCTTTTCAGATTGAGGATCATAGAGAAGTTAATGAGGATTTTGAGTGGGAGGAAGTGGATGAAGGAGTTGATGAGAGAGAGGTTCTGAGCATGTTTCTGGATGATGATGACATGCCGGTGATGGCCCGGGAGGAGAGTGCAGATGTATCTAGGAATTTGGACTGGGAGGTTTTGTTAGATGTGCAGAATTTGGAAGCAATCCCCGAGAATGTGACAGAGACGGCCATGGGATTGCGTGGGGGTTGCGCAGGGAAGAGTAAGGGAGGTGAGGGAAATCAAATAGAAATGTGGACTATGTGTGCCCTTTTTGCTTAG